In Nitrospira sp., a single genomic region encodes these proteins:
- a CDS encoding CHAT domain-containing protein, protein MNAQTRQGSLHQVRWPASALLACMVLIPFLLFAATANQGTPESLMQQGAQAYQRGAFEEALTHWRAAATQYHEAGSADGESRALVSAAQATQALGQSTQAIQSLELALALAQQGSDHAWHATVLDQIGRAYLTARQLDPAAQYLAQAEEVARRQPTPAVSAAILNDLGVLYALKRQDTQALEAFTDCVAVAREAGLPMLAVNSRVNAARISLRLGKSDTARQWVDEALNQLKDLPVSRDKAVGFINIGLVYQTLLPALPDIRKPLLLRSAGALQEAITVSEQLKDTRTLSYALGYMGHLYELEARTDDALPLTRRAVFAAQSVDAPESLYRWQWQLARLLASMDQIDEALAAYRQAATTLQPIRFEVSQAAAEASLSNQESIKPLFFEFADLLLQRASRTEDQKIAEGYLLAARDAVEAFKAAELRDYFKDGCVDAIRSRMTTFDRLSPDTAAIYPILFGKRIELLVTLPSGFYRTAVPVAVETVTQEVRDFRRRVEKRTTREYLPHAQQLYDWLIRPLETQLKQEHITTLVIVPDGPLRTIPMAALHDGESFLIQKFALAITPGITMTDPKPLTREKVRFLATGLTKSVQGFPALPYVAEEVDSIHNLYGGDQLLDEDFRASRLEQELREGRYGILHIATHGKFSTDVNDSFLLTFDGKLTMAKLDQIIGLFRYREDPLELLALSACQTGVGDDRAALGLAGVAIKAGARSALATLWFINDEASSTLISEFYRQLRNPSVNKAVAMQRAQIKLLGDRIYQHPAYWSPFLLLNNWL, encoded by the coding sequence GTGAACGCCCAAACTAGACAAGGCAGCCTCCATCAGGTCCGGTGGCCTGCGTCCGCGTTGCTCGCGTGCATGGTGCTGATTCCTTTCCTGCTCTTCGCCGCTACCGCGAACCAGGGGACGCCGGAATCCCTCATGCAACAGGGAGCGCAGGCCTATCAACGGGGCGCCTTCGAGGAAGCCCTGACCCATTGGCGGGCGGCGGCCACGCAGTATCATGAGGCAGGATCGGCCGATGGTGAAAGTCGCGCGCTGGTGTCCGCCGCGCAAGCCACCCAAGCCTTGGGACAAAGCACGCAGGCGATCCAATCTCTCGAGCTCGCTCTCGCCCTGGCGCAGCAGGGATCCGACCATGCCTGGCATGCGACGGTACTCGACCAGATCGGGCGGGCGTACCTCACAGCCCGGCAGCTGGATCCGGCCGCGCAGTATCTCGCTCAAGCCGAGGAAGTGGCGCGGCGGCAGCCGACCCCGGCGGTCTCCGCTGCCATCTTGAACGACCTTGGCGTGCTCTACGCCCTCAAACGGCAGGACACGCAGGCGCTGGAAGCCTTCACGGACTGTGTGGCTGTGGCTCGGGAGGCCGGGCTTCCGATGCTGGCCGTGAACAGTCGCGTGAATGCCGCCAGAATTTCCTTGCGGCTCGGCAAGTCTGACACTGCCAGACAGTGGGTTGACGAGGCGCTCAATCAACTCAAGGACCTGCCCGTTTCCCGGGACAAGGCCGTCGGCTTCATCAACATCGGTCTGGTCTACCAAACCCTGCTGCCGGCCCTCCCCGACATCCGCAAGCCGCTACTCCTCCGATCGGCCGGCGCGTTGCAGGAAGCCATCACCGTATCCGAACAGTTGAAGGACACGCGAACCCTCTCCTATGCCTTGGGCTACATGGGGCATCTGTACGAACTGGAGGCCAGGACCGACGATGCGCTGCCGCTGACCAGGCGGGCCGTCTTCGCGGCACAATCGGTGGATGCGCCGGAATCCCTTTACCGCTGGCAATGGCAACTGGCGAGGCTGCTGGCTTCGATGGATCAGATTGATGAAGCCCTTGCCGCCTATCGACAGGCAGCGACGACCCTGCAACCGATCCGGTTCGAAGTGAGCCAGGCGGCGGCCGAAGCCTCGCTGTCGAACCAGGAATCGATCAAGCCGTTGTTCTTCGAATTTGCCGATCTGCTTCTGCAACGGGCGTCACGGACGGAAGACCAGAAGATTGCGGAAGGCTACCTGCTCGCAGCCCGAGACGCCGTGGAGGCCTTCAAGGCTGCCGAGCTGCGGGATTATTTCAAGGACGGCTGCGTCGATGCGATCCGGTCCCGCATGACGACCTTCGACCGCCTCTCGCCCGATACCGCGGCCATCTACCCGATCCTGTTCGGCAAGCGGATCGAGCTGTTGGTCACGCTGCCCTCCGGATTCTACCGTACGGCCGTGCCGGTGGCGGTCGAGACCGTGACTCAAGAGGTGCGGGACTTCCGACGTCGCGTAGAGAAGCGGACGACCCGCGAGTACCTTCCTCATGCCCAGCAGTTGTACGACTGGCTGATCAGGCCGCTCGAGACACAGTTGAAGCAGGAACACATCACGACGTTGGTCATCGTGCCGGATGGACCCCTGCGGACGATTCCCATGGCCGCCCTCCACGACGGCGAATCCTTTTTGATTCAGAAATTCGCGCTCGCCATCACGCCTGGGATCACCATGACAGACCCGAAACCGCTGACCCGTGAGAAAGTCCGCTTCCTCGCGACCGGGTTGACCAAGAGCGTCCAAGGGTTTCCGGCCTTACCCTACGTCGCCGAGGAGGTAGATTCGATCCACAACCTCTATGGCGGGGATCAATTGCTTGACGAAGACTTTCGCGCTTCACGCCTGGAACAGGAATTGCGTGAAGGACGGTATGGCATCCTGCATATCGCCACACACGGGAAGTTTTCGACCGACGTCAACGATTCGTTCTTGCTGACGTTCGACGGTAAGTTGACCATGGCCAAACTGGACCAGATCATCGGGCTCTTTCGCTATCGAGAGGATCCACTTGAGTTGCTCGCGTTGAGCGCCTGCCAGACCGGCGTAGGCGATGATCGCGCGGCCTTGGGGTTGGCCGGCGTCGCGATCAAGGCCGGCGCCCGAAGCGCGCTCGCGACCCTGTGGTTCATCAACGACGAGGCCTCCTCGACGTTGATTTCTGAATTCTATCGTCAACTCCGCAATCCCTCGGTCAACAAGGCCGTGGCGATGCAGCGGGCACAGATCAAACTCCTGGGTGACCGCATCTATCAACATCCGGCATACTGGTCGCCCTTTCTCCTGTTGAACAACTGGCTGTAG
- a CDS encoding DUF928 domain-containing protein, translated as MPSLCRHSATTTPPAATGLVGARRQGLTALLLVGLICQAVPAVWPASVDSGSSNEPRILYVPPKKYMPRARLGGTDRAADSAELVVQPLVPDHVGFTSQETPVLNWYLSKPTPHEVRFTLVDDKSVRPIFEAPIPSPKEAGIFSIRTKDLDLVLKPGVQYRWYVSIVRQAPWPDIVTGGIIERCELSDCLIVMDARMTCSTQSVAENARAGLWYDAMGCLCALIDADPADASLRKLRASLLTQVGLHGVAAWDLQALPSTSR; from the coding sequence ATGCCGTCTCTGTGTCGCCATTCCGCAACCACCACCCCGCCCGCCGCCACCGGTCTAGTTGGAGCTCGTCGCCAAGGGCTGACGGCGCTGCTGCTCGTCGGCTTGATCTGCCAGGCCGTGCCGGCCGTCTGGCCGGCCTCGGTCGATTCCGGCTCATCGAACGAGCCGCGTATCCTCTATGTGCCTCCGAAGAAATACATGCCGCGTGCCCGCCTCGGCGGAACGGATCGGGCAGCCGACAGCGCGGAACTGGTCGTCCAGCCGCTCGTGCCGGATCATGTCGGCTTTACGTCTCAGGAGACGCCGGTGCTCAACTGGTATCTGTCCAAACCGACGCCGCACGAAGTGCGGTTCACGTTGGTCGACGACAAATCGGTGAGGCCCATCTTCGAAGCGCCGATCCCGTCTCCAAAAGAGGCGGGCATCTTTTCCATCCGCACCAAGGACCTGGATCTGGTCCTGAAGCCGGGCGTACAGTATCGCTGGTACGTGTCGATCGTCCGGCAGGCTCCCTGGCCGGACATCGTGACCGGCGGCATTATCGAACGCTGCGAGCTCAGCGACTGCTTGATCGTCATGGATGCTCGCATGACCTGCTCCACGCAGTCCGTGGCGGAAAACGCGCGGGCGGGACTGTGGTACGACGCCATGGGCTGTCTCTGTGCCTTGATCGACGCGGATCCGGCCGACGCCTCGCTCAGAAAGCTTCGCGCGTCTTTGTTGACGCAGGTCGGCCTCCACGGCGTGGCCGCCTGGGACCTGCAGGCGCTTCCGTCGACCAGCCGGTAG
- a CDS encoding DUF928 domain-containing protein codes for MNATHHNWSPNASTGSSSFRALLSSLMLLMIGLSGATAQTAFSEQQAATVKRVSIDEIPLYQLPKKFTPRARVGGELRGTEGTDPEVQALVPDHVGFTSSQAPVLNWFLSKPTPHEMRFTLIDNHSVRPLYEAPIPTPKQPGIFSISIKDLGLVLDPNIQYRWYVSVVRDPSSPSKDIVGGGVIERCEMSDCLIALDAKIITCSVHTVKENARAGFWYDAMGCLCALIDADPTDASLRRLRAGLLKQVGLNGVAEWDLRSIQAQQR; via the coding sequence ATGAACGCTACACATCACAATTGGTCTCCAAACGCCTCGACCGGTTCCTCGTCATTCCGCGCGCTGCTCTCCTCGCTCATGCTCCTCATGATCGGGTTGAGCGGCGCAACCGCTCAGACCGCCTTCTCCGAACAGCAAGCTGCCACAGTCAAACGAGTCTCGATCGACGAGATTCCCCTCTATCAGCTGCCGAAGAAATTCACGCCTCGCGCGCGCGTCGGCGGAGAGCTGCGCGGCACGGAGGGAACGGATCCGGAAGTCCAGGCACTCGTGCCCGATCATGTGGGATTCACGTCGAGCCAGGCCCCCGTCCTCAACTGGTTTCTGTCCAAGCCGACGCCTCACGAAATGCGGTTCACACTCATCGACAATCACTCGGTGAGACCGCTGTACGAAGCGCCGATCCCCACTCCGAAACAGCCGGGGATCTTTTCCATTTCGATCAAGGACCTGGGCCTCGTACTCGATCCGAATATCCAATACCGCTGGTACGTTTCGGTCGTGCGCGATCCTTCGTCTCCCTCCAAGGACATCGTCGGCGGCGGCGTCATTGAGCGTTGTGAAATGAGCGACTGTCTCATCGCGTTGGACGCCAAGATCATCACCTGCTCGGTGCACACGGTCAAGGAGAACGCACGTGCCGGCTTCTGGTACGATGCGATGGGATGTCTCTGCGCCTTGATCGATGCCGACCCGACCGACGCCTCGCTGAGGAGGTTGCGCGCCGGTCTCCTGAAACAGGTCGGCCTCAACGGCGTCGCTGAATGGGATCTACGATCGATCCAAGCTCAACAACGATAG